The DNA region TTCTTCTCACCGGAACGGGTTGGGGGCGGTGCACTTATCGCCCCCAATCCGCCCCTGTAGCTAGGCACCGATCTGGCGGACGAAGTGGTAGGCCACGACATGCCCGGCGTACGTCAGCGGAATCATGTCCGTCTCCGCGTCGAAAGTTGACCCGTCCTTGCGCTTGCCGCGGAAGCGGAAGGACACCGGATACTGCAGGCCGCCGACTTGGTGCTGGTAGTGCCAGACGTACATTGACCGACTCTCGTCCGCGATGAACGTGTCTGCGAAGTCGTCGACCTCCTGCCACTCGCGGACGTCGTACCCGAACATGGCGGCCAACCGCTGGTTGCAGACCTTGTGCTGTTCGTCGAGCCAGAGGTAAACGCCGTCAGGGCTTTGCTCGAAGACCGGCTTGAAATGCCCGGCCAGCTCTGCCAGTGCGGTCTCATGCGACACGGTCATCGTAAGGCTCCTTTCACTTGCCACCACGCTAGGAGGGCGACTTTGCTGGGTCAAGCCCCAAGGGACTCCTGGGTCTCGAAAGCCCAAAGACGCGGTTGCCCAGGAAGTAGCCCGCATATTTGGCGACATCCCTTCGCCCATGAGCAGGGTCGTAGAGATCGAGAAACTACGTGGTCAGGTCGGCGACCAACTCGGCGAGCTGTTTCGATTCCCACTTGTACTTACGCAGGTAGTAGTCCATCGAGTTCATGAGGGACTGTAGCAAGCGAGCGGACCGTCATAGACAGATACTGCAGCCCCACCTTTGCCAAGTCAACCTTCTAACTTCTAAGCATGAGCGAGTCATAAAATTTCCCGGAGATGCGGTCCTGAAGCGCCTGTCGTAGTGTCCGGTAGCCCATCGGCTACCGGGCACCCCCCGGCGCACCGTATACGCTGACTCTCATGTCTCGAGTTCTGATCACCGGCATGTCAGGGACGGGAAAGACAACGGTGCTGCACGAGTTGTCCCGGCGGGGCTACCGAACCATCGACACCGACTGCGACGCCTGGGTGCTTCCTGACGGCACATGGGATGAACCGCGCATGTCGGCACTTCTGGCGTCTGATTCGTCACTGGTTGTCTCGGGGACTGTCGAAAATCAAGGACGGTTCTATGACCGTTTCGCCGCTGTTGTTCTCCTGAGCGCACCCGTAGAAGTCCTCATCGAGCGAGTCTCGGTTCGCACGAACAATCACTACGGCAACTCAGAGACAGACCAGCCCGCGATCCGCCAATACATTCTCGACGTCGAACCGCTGCTTCGGAACGGGGCAACCCTCGAACTCGATGGTCGTCGACCCGTCCCCGAACTGGCGGATGAGGTTGAACGTCTCATCGCGACGTCCTATGAGACGTGACGCCCGATCAACGATTGGGCTAACGGGCACTATTGGTGCGGTAACCGACCCTCTAACGGGGCCGCAGTGGGTCTTCAGCGGATAGCATCCCTTTTATGACACCAAGATTGAAAGGTCGCAGGCGGGCTGTCCAGCGGCTCATCAGTGAAGTTGCTACCTGGGCGAAGCATGAAGATCGAGTGAGAGCTGTTGCTCTCGTTGGGTCTTACGCGCGGGGAGCCGAGCGGATGGCAAGCGATGTTGACCTAGTGGTGTTGAGCGATACACCAGAAACTCTTGAAGACGCGGCATGGTTTGGACAGATCCATCCCGGAGCGCGCCTTATTCGCTCGGAGGTATGGGGGCCAGTACGCGAACGCAGGTTTCGGCTGGCATCAGGGCTGATTGTAGAACTGGGCATTGCTCCCTCCAGCTGGGCTGATCTCCCCTTGGATGAGGGAACGCGCCGCGTCCTGAGCGACGGGCACCGCGTTCTGTACGACGCAGGTCTGCTCAGAGAGGCTTCCGCGGCCGTTGCTAGATAGGCCATCGCTCCGCGTCAAACACTGCCCGCAGGCAGAAGGTGTACCCAGTGCAATAACCCGTTCCAAAGAGGACGAAAGCTGTCCTTAGATCAGTGTTCGGTGAAGGATAGGACAGAGAGCATCCCGAGCCGTGACATCTCTATGCGAGGTGAGCCAACATTTTCTCGCGCTGCCGGGTAAGTGTTTCAGCTTGGGCTTCCAGTTCGGCGGCCCGCCCTGTCAGGTGTGAACGCAGCTCGGCGCACATTTCAAGCTGTGAAGCACTACCGCGGGCACATGGGAGGTACTGGCGGATCGCGTCGGAGTCGAGGCCGGCGGCGAACAGGCCCTGTATCTGACTGACTATGAGGGGGAGCATCCTGGGCATAGACGCGGTATCCATTGCAGGCCCGGTCCCGGGACGAGCAGGCCTTGCTCCTCGTAGTAACGAAGTGCACGCCGGCTGACTCCCGTACGCTCGGACAGCTCCCCAATCAGCAAACCTGCAGTCCTTCCACTGACGATGTTTGACCTTCACGCTGACGTGACCCCTTAAGGTCCCATGCTATGAACATAACAACCATGCTTGATACATCTCATTCTCTCCGACGCGTCCTCATAGTCCACGGATACGCTGCCGCACCGGATGCGCACTGGTTTCCTTGGCTCCGCGACTCACTCGAAACCGCTGGCGTTGACGCAACTGTGGTGACTCTCCCTACTCCCGATGCTCCCAAAGCCGCAGCGTGGACGGACGCAGTCGCGGAGGTGATCGGAGTCCCTGATGCGGGGACATGGGTCGTGGCTCACTCCCTGGGAGGCATAACGGTGCTGCGCGCACTTGCAACGTTGACGGAGCCATGGCAGCTCGGCGGGCTTGTGCTCGTCTCCGGTTTCACCGGGGCACTAAAATCACTGCCGGTGCTGGACGAGTACCTCAGTACTGATGTCGACGCAGAGCGCATCGCGAAAAATATTGGCGTGCGGGCCATGGTCCGCTCTGATGCGGATGCCTTCGTGCCGGCGGCAGCATCCGACGAGCTTGCACAGCGGCTCAACGCAGAACTCCATATACGACCCGGCGCCGGCCACTTCCTCACCGAAGACGGAGTGTCCGCCCTCTCTATCGTGCTAGATCTGCTGCGGCGGTAGAACCCGATTCCCGCTCAGACCAAGACCTCGGACTTCGCACCGATATCGCGGCGTGAGAGGCTATCCCGCCGTTATGTCGGCTCTTACGTTCGCCCCAAAAGCGTCACCAGAAAACTGTCCGGTAAGAGGTTCGGCTAACGGGCACCATGGGTACGGTGATCGACCGGCTAACGGACTGGAACGAAGGACAGCTCATCGTGCCTCGCAATGCCAAAGTGCTGGCCGGGATACCGCGGGCCGCAGAAGTACATGTTGGTGTGCGCGCCGATCTGCTCGGCGCCGAATCGACGATGGCGGGCGCACGGCCGTCGGCCGTTCCGCCGTCGAACGTGTTCGTTTGGGGGGCCGGCGGTGACTGGGGGGACGGCCGCGGCTCTCAGAGGCCATCTCACCGCCGACCCGGCATTCACCCGGGCAGTATTCCGGAAACTGAAATGCATATATGGCCGGTGTGGTTGACCCGGCAGTGTCACCGCTGCCTTGCCCACCACACCTGTCACCATAAAAGCACGCCGCCGGCCGTCCCGTCACGAGTAGTCTGTACTCTACTTTTCCGGTTGAGTAGGGCCGCTGGCGGCAGCGGTCCTGGTCATCGGGATCCTTCGTTTTCGAGAAGAGAGGGCGACCGGTTCAAATACGGTTCCGTTAACGAACACATCCACAGCGCCAGCTGAAGTGTGCAGGCGACTTACGACATTCCGTGCAGACTACTTCCGAACAGGGGCACTGCAGGCATCGATCTAGGCGGTGGGCGGCAGCTCTAGTCGCTGGCTGGTCTGACCAGCTGGAACATCCCGGTCATATCGCCGAGGGTGAAGCCGTCTCGCTGGTAGAGCGAGACGGCATCATGGGTGGCAAAGAGCCCGACGAATGCAGTTGCCGGTGCAGTGCGAGCCACATAGTCCAGTAGTCGGCGGAGCAGTGCCGTCCCGATTCCCTGGCCTTGATAAGCGGGCAGTACAGCGAGGTCCTGGATATAGAAGTACTTGACGCCGTCCCCCACCAAGCGGCCCATGCCGACGACATGGCTGCCGTCAAGGGCAACCACCCCGGCCAGTGATCCCTCAAGGGACGCGGGCATGGTCTCCCAGTCGAAGGCGTGGGCCCAGCCGACCGCCTCAGCGAGCCGACGGTGCTCGCTTGGCGTGGGGAGACGGTTAAGAACGGTGCGATTGTCCATCACACATCCAATCCTGTAGCAATCGGCCAACCCAAAGCAAAGGATTGCCAAACCCCCGGACCCCGTCCATACCTTCGAAAGTACTCACGAGTTGCTCGTACCGTCTTACACCTTTAGCCAAGCAACCACCCTTGACAAGTTTTATTGTCAAAGCCACGATAGTGACGTGCAAGACGTTGAAGTTATCGAAAGCACGAAGGCAGCCGCCGCCGCGTTGGATCCGGTCCGGGCCAGGTTGCTCAGCGAGCTGGCTGTTCCGGCCTCCGCCGGGGGGCTCGCCGCCAGAGTCGGCATCACGCGCCAGAAGATTAACTACCACCTCAAGGCGCTTGAGGAGCACGGCCTCGTGGAGCTGTTTGAGGAGCGCCGGCACGGGGGCATCACCGAGCGGGTGCTGCAGGCCTCGGCTGCATCGTTCGTCGTGTCACCAGCGGCTGTAAGCGCGACGGCGGCTGATCCGGACGCCAACGACGACCACCTGTCAGTGCGGTACCTCGTTGCGCTGGCCGGCAGGCTAATGCGGGAGGTCGGCGCCCTGGCGCGCAGGGCCGACGCGTCCGGCAAGGGCCTGCCGACGCTGACCATCGACACGCAAATCGGCTTCCAATCGGCCGCCGACCGGGCTGCCTTCGCTGACGATCTGACCGCCGCGGTGCTCGACCTGGCCGCTCGCTACCACCATGACGACGGGCGCCCGCATAGGCTCGTCGTCGCCGCACACCCCCTTCCTGAGGAGAACCGATGAGCACGACCCCGACCGTCCCGTACCGCCTAGAGTTCAGCGTCCAGGTTCCGGGGACCCCGGAACAGGTCTGGCAGGCCATCGCCACCGCCACGGGCATGAGCGCCTGGTTCTTGCCGACTGAAATGGAGGAGCGCGAGGGAGGCTCCCTACATTTCACGATGGGCCCGGAGATGGGCTCCGACGGCCAAGTCACCGGCTGGGATCCGCCGCGCCGCTTCGCATATGAGGAGGATTGGGCGGCCCTCATGGGCAAAGACCCGGATGCCCTCAGCCCGCTGACGTCAGAGTTCCTCGTCGAGGCGCAATCCGGAGGCACCTGCGTCGTTCGCGTCACCACCAGCGGCTTTGGGACCGGCGCCGACTGGGAGTCAGAGTTCTGGGATGACATGGGAGCCAACTGGATGCCGTTCTTCGACAACCTGCGCCTTTACCTGTCGCACTTCCCAGGCCAAAAGGCCACACAGCTCGAGGCCACCGCCTCCCACCCCGGCGACGCACAGGCGCTCTGGTCGACCCTGCACGACGCCCTCCGGCTCGGCGACGAGGGTACGACGGTCGAGATACGCGGTGCTACCGGTAGGGTCGAGCGTGCCGGCGAGCGGCAGGCGCTGGTCCGGCTCACCGCACCGGTGCCCGGGATGCTCAGCATCTTTGCTTACGGCGAGGGCGAGGGCGAGGGCGCGGGCGAGGGTACGGCGACGGCAGGCGTACGAGCGTACCTGTTCTCCCCGGACGCAGCGGACTACGTGCGGCGCGAAAAACCGGCGTGGCAAACCTGGCTGCAGGAGCTCGTCGTCCCGGCCTGACCTTCCGCGGACCGGAAGGCTGCCTGGTTCGACAAATTTGTGACCTTCCTATGTGCCGGGGGCCTGCCACACAGCTATACCGCTTACACCGGACTGGCATCGTCGATGACCCTTGACTTCAAATGCATCATCAATCCGTACATGGTGTACGCCAGTGACCGTGATGCAACGGACGGTGTATTCTCCGAAGCAGTCGCCAGACGAATGCAGAAAACCGTCGAAGTAGCTTTGGAACTCGCCGCGGCCCTAAAGAACCGACCGTACTCATCGGATTGGGAAATATAGACCAACAAGATAGTGCTTGCGAGTGCCTACACTGCGGAGGGAACAGCTGTCCGGTGCACGTTCCTCAAAAGGCGCAGCTTGTTGGTTCATTAGCGGCCAGGGCGACTTCCTTGGGAATGAGGAACACGTCCACTGACTAGGTGATCGTCGGATCGGCAAGACGCTTGGTTCCGTTGAAGTTAGTGGCCAAGCCTGATTGCATGACCTCGTGGATAACGTTCATTGGAGTCGGCTGCCTCCCGGAGTGCATGACTGGTTGCGGAAACACGTCAACAGCGAGACGCTCACCTTTACGTCCACAATCGGCGGCTATTCCGGCGGTGTGACTGGATTGTTGGCCGTTTCCGGGGACGTGTTCTTCGTAAAGGCCGTCCCGCTGAATTCGCCTCCTGCAGCGGATTACATAACTGAAGCGCGTGTGGCCAAGGCGCTTGCGTCCAAAGTCCCGATGCCACGGTTGTTATTCGAAGGATCGGTGGAGGGCTGGATTCTCCTGGTGTTCGATGTGGCCAAAGGGCAAACACCGGATGAGCCATGGCAGCGCGATCAGCTCTTGGCGGTCATGAAAATGCTGGATGAGTTCTCGCGCCTGCTCAACCCGAGCCCTGTGGCAAGTCTGCCGACCGTCGCTGATCGGATGAGGGGTCGTTGTTCAACGTGGTCCCAGGTCCTGGCGACTGGATCCTGCGGGCTGCTCTCCGTAGGGGAGCTGAGCGGGTGGGAACTGGAACACCTTCCGAGGCTTGCCGGTCTCGAACGATCATGGGAAAGCATGGTTCATGGCGAAACCCTGCTTCACTTCGACATGCGACACGACAACCTAAAAATAGACGAACACGGGCAGATCTGCGTTCTTGATTGGGGCCGGGCGTGCATAGGTCCGGACTGGGTTGATGTCGTCTGCTTGCTTCTGGAATCCGACGCGGGATCAACAGATCTGGAGAGCCTGTTCCGCCAAAGCGCACGGGCCACGGACGCGGATCCGCAGGCGGTTGACGCATTCCTCACTATCCTGGCCAGTTACTGGCGGCATGCTGCCACGCTCACCCACGGTGTGCCCGCGGAGCTCAAGCGCCGCCGCGAGTTCTCCAGCCAGAGCACCCTTCGATGGCTCCAACAGCGATGGCGCAACTAGCGACGGCCAGACCATGTTGTCCGATGGTTCAGGTGTGGGCCGAGTTAGGAGCTTGCAGTATTCGGCCGGTCCGTGCACGGAAACGAAGGATTTCGTGCAGGCTGTTTCATAGTACCTTCCCAAGCTACACGCACTCGTGCGCGAAGGCTGCCCGGCTTGACTACAGGAACATCTCCGTGGTGACGGCGCTGGCTTCCCTGGGTGCGGGGGTCTCAGCCACCGGGATACTGGGCTTCGCCGCGGCAGCCGTGTTCGCCGTCGTGATTCCCCGGTTCAGGCACCGCCAGAACTACTGATCGTCTCAGGAGCAGAGGGCTACGAGCAGACGAGGGTCCGCGTCAGCGGTTGGCTGCTCCAGATGTTCGACGAGTTGGGGACTTTGTACTTGGCCCGGATCTCGTAGGTCCACGTGCCCCTGCCCGCATTGTTGCTGGCGACGGTGGAATACGTGCGCTGGGACGGGCTGCTGAGATCACCGGTAAACTGCACCGCGCCACCCGGGTTGCGGACGGTTATCTCCAGGTAGTTCGCGTACTGCACGGTCCCGACGCTGGTGGCGGCGATGCTGACGTGGAAGTTGCCTGAGATCTTCAGGCAACTGGCGGTCACCGGAAACGACGCGGCGCTGGGCATTGGGACTGTAGCAGCCGAGTAGCTCGTGGCAGCGTTGCCGGTGCTCGTGTATGAGGCGTTGGCCGCGGGTGCCAGCGCGAGGCCCAGGATCAGGCACGGAACCACGCCGGCGGCCCGGGCCGCCTCTGCGATGCTGCGCCGTCGCCTACTCACCGGATGCGGACTCCGCGTTCCTGCGCCAGATGGAAGCCAACAGCCCGATCACCAGCACAGCCGGTGCCCCGTACATGAGGGTGTTCAGGACAACAGGTTCCCGGAGCATGCGGATGGCCTGTCCCACGGAGGGGACCGTCAGGATATGCCGGTGCACGGTGTCTCCCTGGAGGGTTGCCCTCCAGGGGTCCGCACCGTTGTTGGCGTCACCCTTGGTGCGTACCGCCGTCGTACCTTCCTCATTGGTGAGGATCTCGACCACGCGGTGGGTTTCCACCCGGTGGTCCTCCACGGGGATGTGGTAGGTGATGATGTCACCCACCCGGATGGCGCTGACCGGCGCGGGCGCGGTGACCACAACGTCGCCCGGGTTGATCAGCGGCGCCATGGAGCCGGTGAGCATGGTGGACGTCTGGTAGTGCAGCACCCGGGGGCCGACGGCGAGGAGCAGGAACGCTGCCACGGCGACGACCACCATCACCGTGGAGAGGATGTTCGCGGTGCGGTGCGCGGCGGCTTTGAGGGTGGTCCCGGCTTTGGGGGTGGTGGTCCCGGCAGTGGTGGTCCCGGCGCCGCCGCGGAAGATGCGAGGACGCCGGGACGGCTTGGGCTCCTCAACGGCGCCGGGCGCCCGGGCGAAATCAGTTACTGTGCTCATCGCTGTACAGCCCTAAGGAAGAGTCCGGATGGAAAGGCTACTTGACCGTTCCTGTGCGCTGCGTGCCGGTGAAGTCGAACGTGATGGTGCTGGCGGCGCCCTGGAAGGTGTTCGGGGCCGTGGCGGGCAGCAAGGTGGTGACCTTCAGGTTGTCCGCCGCCCCGGAGGCAACGGAGGCGAGACCGGCCAGGGCCTTGTCGGCGCCGATGACCGGGCCCGTGGCCAGGACGGTGGTGGTGGTGCCTGAGCAGGTGTACGGTGCAGCGGTGCCGGTCCACGCGGTGCTGCAGGACTGGATGGTCAGCTGCAGGCCGTTGGTGCTGTCCGTGGTGAGCAGCGACGGGGTGGTGGTGCCGGCCGTCAGCGTGATGCTGTTCAGTGCCGAGTTGCCGGTGTTGGTCAGCGTGGCGATCTTTTCGACAGAGTCGCCGGGCAGGAGGCCGGTCACCGGGACGTTCAGGGTGTTGGCGGCGCCTGCTTCATTCAGGGCGATGACCACGGTGCCGGCGGTGACTGCCTGGCTGGCTGATGTGGTGGAGGTGAAGGCGCCATAGGTTCCCATGCCTGCAACGGCGGCAGCAGTGCCCACGAGTGCGACGGAAGCCAGGATCTTGCCGGAAGTGGTTTTCATGCTGATGCTCATGAGGGAGGTGTCCTTTACGCGAAAAGCCCATCCCCCCAAATGGGCGGGCCGGCCCCCAGCGGGCCGGCCCTAGTGCCAAGCTCTTGAGCTGGCAAGAACCACTGTGCACGTCGCGGATCAACGAACGGGCGGAATTTCCTCAAGATTTGCGCAGGTTTTTTAGGGTATCGATGCTGTTCAGGCTCCTACGCCTCACCCAACTAGCTCGCAGTTAAAGTCGTTATGAGGGCCCACAACGACATTAACTGCGAGCTAGTTGGGCGGGGCGGGGCCCTGGCGGTGCCTTGGAGTTTCCTGCTGTGGAGCGCCTCCTCGGGCCTTCGCCTAGGACGCGCCGTGTGGAGTGCCGTGGTTATGGTGGTGGACTTTTTCTTCCTGCTGGATGTTGGCCGTGCCTGCGAGGTGACTCCAACCGGCGTCGCTGAGGGCGTGGTATGCCACGTGGAGTTCTTTTGCAGGGTCGGCGGTGGCGTCTGTGTCACGTTGATCGAGCGCGTCGGCCAGCAGTCCGGCTGCTGCCGTAAACCTTCCTGCGGCGGACTGGATTTCGTCGGGCCACTCGATCGCATCTACAGCGATGCGCGCGTTACGGATCAGGCCAGACCAGTTCCTGTCGATCTTCGGGGATGCACCCGTCAGGTTGGTGGCTATGCCGTGGAAGCCGACATTGTCGATATGGGTGAGGGCTGCGAGCACGCCGGCTGTCCGGACTGCTTCCTCGGTGTTTGGATCCCCATGTTGATTCATTGCCATCTCCTTTTGTGATTCCGGCTGTCCCAAGGATGGCCCGCACCTGAGCCGGGCTCAAGACTTTTCCCTCATGACCCCTTCCATAATATACCCCCTGGGGGTATATTGAGAGCGTTGTCAGTGAAGTGGTATGTCCCGGCGGGTGCAGTGCACCGCCATCACAGCCGTTCAACCCCAGCACCCATGGAACCTTCGTCAAGGAAATGGAACTGACATGAATGGAACAGAATCCCGGCAGGAATTGCCGCTAGCATCCTTCGCATCGGGCTGCCGCTGCTGCTCGACCGAAGCCCCGGAAGACTCAATCACCAGCACGGCAGGAGCCGAGTACGCCCTCGAAGGGCTCACGTGCGGACACTGCGTGGCCACCGTTGAGAATGCCGTCACCGCAGTGGATGGCGTGGCCGCCGCCGTCGTCGAGCTTGTCCGGGGCGGCCGCTCACGCCTGGTTGTTTCCGGAACTCCCGATGATGCTGCGCTCCGTGCGGCTGTCACCTCCGCCGGATACCGCCTGATCACCAGCTAGCCAAGGTCCTGCCGGCCTGCGGCGCTTCGTCCGCAGGCAGGCCTTCATCCTCTCAAGGAGGAAACATGGAAGACCACACCCATCACCACAGCCACCACGCAGCCCAGAGTCCCGAACCCGGCCACGAAGCGGCTGCCGCGCCGGCGTCCAACAGGACGGGGACGGCAACCCCTCCGATCCGCCACCACCAGCACGAAAGCCACGGCTCCGACGATGACCATGCAGTACACAGCCATGGCCAGCATGCCGGGCACAGCACGGCGATGTTCAAGGACAGGTTCTGGCTGACCCTGGCCCTGTCCGTTCCGGTGGTGTACTTCAGCCCGATGTTCGGTCACCTGCTGGGCTACATGCCGCCCGAGTTTCCGGGATCGGCCTGGATCCCGCCCGTACTGGGAACGGTGATCTTCCTCTACGGCGGCCAACCGTTCCTCAAAGGCGGCCTGAAGGAACTCAAATCCCGGACCCCGGGCATGATGCTCCTGATCGGCATGGCCATCAGCGTCGCCTTTGCCGCCTCCTGGGCCACCACCCTCGGCGTCGGCGGCTTCGACCTGGACTTCTGGTGGGAACTGGCCCTGCTGGTCGCCATCATGCTGCTGGGACATTGGCTCGAAATGCGCGCACTCGGCTCGGCTCAAGGCGCCCTGGACGCTCTCGCGGCCCTGCTCCCTGACCAGGCCGAACGCATCACCGAGACAGGCACCGAAACTGTCAGCGTTTCCGAACTCAGGGCCGGGGATACCGTCCTGGTCCGTTCCGGGGCGCGTATGCCGGCTGACGGCACCGTCGTCGATGGCCAGGCCGAGTTCGACGAATCGATGATTACCGGTGAATCCAAGACGGTGCTCCGTGCGGCCGGCGATTCTGTTGTCGCCGGAACCGTCGCCACGGACAACACTGTCAGGGTCCAGGTCACGGCAGTTGGTGATGACACGGCCCTTGCCGGGATCCAGCGCCTCGTCGCCGAAGCGCAGGCCTCCTCCTCCAAAGCCCAAGCCCTGGCCGACAGAGCCGCTGCCTTCCTCTTCTACTTCGCCGCTATCGCCGGCGTCATCACCTTCATCGCGTGGACACTGCTGGGCAGCGTGCCGGACGCAGTCACCCGCGCCGTGACTGTGCTGGTGATCGCCTGCCCGCACGCCTTGGGACTCGCGATTCCCCTGGTCATCGCAATCTCAACAGAACAGGCAGCCAGGGCAGGAGTGTTGATCAAGAACCGGATGGCACTGGAACGCATGCGCACCATCGACGTCGTCCTGTTCGACAAGACAGGAACACTGACAAAGGGCGAACCCGAACTCAAAGACGCGGCCGCTCTTGGCGGAACAAGCCGGGAGGAGCTGCTGGCCCTGGCAGCCGCCGTGGAATCCGACAGCGAACACCCCGTGGCGCGCGCCATCATCCGGGCAGCGCGGGAACGGGGCCTGGAGCTTCCCCGCGCCACAGCTTTCACGTCAATGACCGGCCGTGGCGTCCGCGCAACGGTTGACCGGAGAACCATCCAGGTGGGCGGTCCGGCCTTGCTGAGGGAATTGGGAATCAATGAACCTGAGTCCTTAGCGGCTTCCACCCGGGTCTGGATGGACCGCGGCGCGGCCGTGCTGCACGTCGTGGAGGGGAACAGGGTCCTGGGCGCGGTGAGCCTGGAAGATGCAATCCGGGCAGAATCACAGCAGGCAATATCCGCCCTCCAAAGCCGGGGCATCAAGGTGGCCATGATCACCGGCGACGCCCACCAGGTGGCCCAGGCCGTCGGATCCGAACTGAACATCGACGAAGTCTTCGCCGAAGTCCTGCCCGCTGACAAGGACAAAAAGGTCGCCGAGCTCCAAGCCCGCGGACTGAAGGTGGCAATGGTCGGCGACGGCGTCAACGACTCCCCGGCACTGGCGAGGGCCGAGGTGGGCATCGCTATCGGAGCAGGCACAGACGTCGCCATGGAATCAGCCGGCGTGGTCCTGGCCGGCAACGAC from Arthrobacter pascens includes:
- a CDS encoding phosphotransferase family protein; protein product: MDNVHWSRLPPGVHDWLRKHVNSETLTFTSTIGGYSGGVTGLLAVSGDVFFVKAVPLNSPPAADYITEARVAKALASKVPMPRLLFEGSVEGWILLVFDVAKGQTPDEPWQRDQLLAVMKMLDEFSRLLNPSPVASLPTVADRMRGRCSTWSQVLATGSCGLLSVGELSGWELEHLPRLAGLERSWESMVHGETLLHFDMRHDNLKIDEHGQICVLDWGRACIGPDWVDVVCLLLESDAGSTDLESLFRQSARATDADPQAVDAFLTILASYWRHAATLTHGVPAELKRRREFSSQSTLRWLQQRWRN
- a CDS encoding PAS domain-containing protein yields the protein MTVSHETALAELAGHFKPVFEQSPDGVYLWLDEQHKVCNQRLAAMFGYDVREWQEVDDFADTFIADESRSMYVWHYQHQVGGLQYPVSFRFRGKRKDGSTFDAETDMIPLTYAGHVVAYHFVRQIGA
- a CDS encoding SRPBCC family protein, giving the protein MSTTPTVPYRLEFSVQVPGTPEQVWQAIATATGMSAWFLPTEMEEREGGSLHFTMGPEMGSDGQVTGWDPPRRFAYEEDWAALMGKDPDALSPLTSEFLVEAQSGGTCVVRVTTSGFGTGADWESEFWDDMGANWMPFFDNLRLYLSHFPGQKATQLEATASHPGDAQALWSTLHDALRLGDEGTTVEIRGATGRVERAGERQALVRLTAPVPGMLSIFAYGEGEGEGAGEGTATAGVRAYLFSPDAADYVRREKPAWQTWLQELVVPA
- a CDS encoding TasA family protein → MSISMKTTSGKILASVALVGTAAAVAGMGTYGAFTSTTSASQAVTAGTVVIALNEAGAANTLNVPVTGLLPGDSVEKIATLTNTGNSALNSITLTAGTTTPSLLTTDSTNGLQLTIQSCSTAWTGTAAPYTCSGTTTTVLATGPVIGADKALAGLASVASGAADNLKVTTLLPATAPNTFQGAASTITFDFTGTQRTGTVK
- a CDS encoding GNAT family N-acetyltransferase, coding for MDNRTVLNRLPTPSEHRRLAEAVGWAHAFDWETMPASLEGSLAGVVALDGSHVVGMGRLVGDGVKYFYIQDLAVLPAYQGQGIGTALLRRLLDYVARTAPATAFVGLFATHDAVSLYQRDGFTLGDMTGMFQLVRPASD
- a CDS encoding nucleotidyltransferase domain-containing protein — translated: MTPRLKGRRRAVQRLISEVATWAKHEDRVRAVALVGSYARGAERMASDVDLVVLSDTPETLEDAAWFGQIHPGARLIRSEVWGPVRERRFRLASGLIVELGIAPSSWADLPLDEGTRRVLSDGHRVLYDAGLLREASAAVAR
- a CDS encoding MerR family DNA-binding transcriptional regulator, which translates into the protein MLIGELSERTGVSRRALRYYEEQGLLVPGPGLQWIPRLCPGCSPS
- a CDS encoding ArsR/SmtB family transcription factor, whose product is MQDVEVIESTKAAAAALDPVRARLLSELAVPASAGGLAARVGITRQKINYHLKALEEHGLVELFEERRHGGITERVLQASAASFVVSPAAVSATAADPDANDDHLSVRYLVALAGRLMREVGALARRADASGKGLPTLTIDTQIGFQSAADRAAFADDLTAAVLDLAARYHHDDGRPHRLVVAAHPLPEENR
- a CDS encoding heavy-metal-associated domain-containing protein; the encoded protein is MNGTESRQELPLASFASGCRCCSTEAPEDSITSTAGAEYALEGLTCGHCVATVENAVTAVDGVAAAVVELVRGGRSRLVVSGTPDDAALRAAVTSAGYRLITS
- a CDS encoding AAA family ATPase, with the translated sequence MSRVLITGMSGTGKTTVLHELSRRGYRTIDTDCDAWVLPDGTWDEPRMSALLASDSSLVVSGTVENQGRFYDRFAAVVLLSAPVEVLIERVSVRTNNHYGNSETDQPAIRQYILDVEPLLRNGATLELDGRRPVPELADEVERLIATSYET
- a CDS encoding RBBP9/YdeN family alpha/beta hydrolase, with the protein product MLDTSHSLRRVLIVHGYAAAPDAHWFPWLRDSLETAGVDATVVTLPTPDAPKAAAWTDAVAEVIGVPDAGTWVVAHSLGGITVLRALATLTEPWQLGGLVLVSGFTGALKSLPVLDEYLSTDVDAERIAKNIGVRAMVRSDADAFVPAAASDELAQRLNAELHIRPGAGHFLTEDGVSALSIVLDLLRR
- a CDS encoding signal peptidase I, with translation MSTVTDFARAPGAVEEPKPSRRPRIFRGGAGTTTAGTTTPKAGTTLKAAAHRTANILSTVMVVVAVAAFLLLAVGPRVLHYQTSTMLTGSMAPLINPGDVVVTAPAPVSAIRVGDIITYHIPVEDHRVETHRVVEILTNEEGTTAVRTKGDANNGADPWRATLQGDTVHRHILTVPSVGQAIRMLREPVVLNTLMYGAPAVLVIGLLASIWRRNAESASGE